The Corylus avellana chromosome ca8, CavTom2PMs-1.0 genome has a segment encoding these proteins:
- the LOC132190166 gene encoding mitochondrial outer membrane protein porin 4 → MASGPASFSDIGKKAKDLLTKDYNFDHKFTLSLLSSTGLGLTATGLKRDQIFFGDINTLYKSGNTTVDVKVDTYSNVSTKVTVSDIFPSTKAAFSFKIPDHKSGKLDVQYLHPHAAIDSSIGLNPNPLLELSAAIGSKDLSLGAEVGFDTASASFTKYNAGIGLNKPDYSAALLLTDKGETLKASYVHFVNPVNGTTVAAEMSHRFASNENCFTIGSSHAVDPQTLVKTRFSDNGKVAMLCQREWRPKSLITVSADYDSKANNKAGPRLGLALALKP, encoded by the exons ATGGCCAGTGGTCCGGCATCGTTTTCAGATATAGGCAAAAAAGCAAAAG ACCTACTGACCAAGGATTACAACTTCGATCACAAGTTTACCCTGTCATTGCTGAGCTCCACTGGGCTG GGACTTACAGCTACTGGTTTAAAGAGggaccaaattttttttggggacaTAAATACTCTGTACAAGAGTGGAAATACTACTGTGGATGTGAAAGTTGATACCTATTCTAAT GTGTCTACAAAAGTGACTGTGAGTGATATCTTCCCGAGCACCAAAGCAGCATTTAGCTTCAAAATTCCTGATCACAAGTCTGGCAAG CTGGATGTGCAGTATCTCCATCCTCATGCAGCAATCGATTCCAGTATTGGCCTGAACCCAAATCCTCTTTTGGAGCTTTCAGCTGCAATTGGCAGCAAGGATCTCAGTTTGGGGGCCGAAGTTGGATTTGATACAGCTTCTGCTTCTTTCACAAAGTACAATGCTGGGATTGGCTTGAACAAGCCAGATTACTCTGCGGCCCTTTTGTT GACGGACAAAGGAGAGACGTTGAAGGCATCTTATGTTCATTTTGTGAATCCTGTGAATGGAACAACAGTTGCTGCTGAAATGAGTCACAGATTTGCCAGCAATGAAAACTGTTTTACCATTGGAAGCTCTCACGCAGTTGACCCGCAAACTTTGGTAAAAACACGATTCTCTGACAACGGGAAAGTTGCAATGCTATGCCAGCGTGAATGGAGGCCGAAGTCACTGATTACTGTTTCGGCCGACTACGACTCCAAGGCCAATAATAAGGCTGGCCCTAGGTTGGGTCTTGCCCTTGCCCTCAAGCCATGA